From a single Eleginops maclovinus isolate JMC-PN-2008 ecotype Puerto Natales chromosome 2, JC_Emac_rtc_rv5, whole genome shotgun sequence genomic region:
- the hrasb gene encoding HRas proto-oncogene, GTPase b isoform X2: MTEYKLVVVGAGGVGKSALTIQLIQNHFVDEYDPTIEDSYRKQVVIDGETCLLDILDTAGQEEYSAMRDQYMRTGEGFLCVFAINNTKSFEDIHQYREQIKRVKDSDDVPMVLVGNKCDLPARTVDTRQAQELARSYGIPYIETSAKTRQAMTHSQVTLA, from the exons ATGACGGAGTATaagctggtggtggtgggagcTGGAGGCGTGGGCAAGAGTGCACTTACCATCCAACTCATCCAGAACCACTTTGTGGATGAATACGATCCCACCATAGAG GACTCGTACAGGAAGCAGGTTGTGATTGACGGGGAGACATGCCTGTTGGACATCCTGGACACTGCCGGTCAGGAGGAGTACAGCGCCATGAGGGATCAGTACATGAGGACAGGGGAGGGCTTTCTCTGCGTCTTCGCCATCAACAACACCAAGTCTTTTGAGGACATTCACCAGTACAG AGAACAGATCAAACGTGTGAAGGACTCGGATGATGTTCCCATGGTGCTTGTGGGAAACAAATGTGACCTCCCGGCACGCACGGTGGACACGAGGCAAGCCCAGGAACTCGCCCGCTCTTACGGCATCCCATACATAGAGACCTCTGCTAAAACACGACAG GCAATGACTCATAGCCAGGTTACCTTGGCTTAA
- the hrasb gene encoding HRas proto-oncogene, GTPase b isoform X1 has product MTEYKLVVVGAGGVGKSALTIQLIQNHFVDEYDPTIEDSYRKQVVIDGETCLLDILDTAGQEEYSAMRDQYMRTGEGFLCVFAINNTKSFEDIHQYREQIKRVKDSDDVPMVLVGNKCDLPARTVDTRQAQELARSYGIPYIETSAKTRQGVEDAFYTLVREIRQHKLRKLNPPDESGQDCMSCRCVVS; this is encoded by the exons ATGACGGAGTATaagctggtggtggtgggagcTGGAGGCGTGGGCAAGAGTGCACTTACCATCCAACTCATCCAGAACCACTTTGTGGATGAATACGATCCCACCATAGAG GACTCGTACAGGAAGCAGGTTGTGATTGACGGGGAGACATGCCTGTTGGACATCCTGGACACTGCCGGTCAGGAGGAGTACAGCGCCATGAGGGATCAGTACATGAGGACAGGGGAGGGCTTTCTCTGCGTCTTCGCCATCAACAACACCAAGTCTTTTGAGGACATTCACCAGTACAG AGAACAGATCAAACGTGTGAAGGACTCGGATGATGTTCCCATGGTGCTTGTGGGAAACAAATGTGACCTCCCGGCACGCACGGTGGACACGAGGCAAGCCCAGGAACTCGCCCGCTCTTACGGCATCCCATACATAGAGACCTCTGCTAAAACACGACAG ggaGTGGAGGACGCCTTCTACACGCTGGTTAGGGAGATCAGACAGCATAAACTGAGGAAGCTGAACCCACCGGATGAGAGCGGGCAGGACTGTATGAGCTGTCGCTGTGTGGTATCGTGA